One window from the genome of Microcebus murinus isolate Inina chromosome X, M.murinus_Inina_mat1.0, whole genome shotgun sequence encodes:
- the ZNF157 gene encoding zinc finger protein 157 isoform X1, which translates to MPANGKSPQRFPALMPGDPGTSFEGSVSFEDVAVDFTRQEWHRLDPAQRTMHKDVMLETYSNLASVGLCVAKPEMIFKLERGEELWILEEESSSHGYSGSLSLLCGNSSVGDNVLRHDNNLLQHQKIQALDQNVEYNVFGKGFHEKTGFIRHKITHIGDKNFECHECGKAYCRKSNLIEHLRIHTGERPYECSECAKTFSARSYLIAHQKTHTGEKPFECNECGKSFGRKSQLILHRRTHTGERPYECTECGKTFSEKATLTIHQRTHTGEKPYECGECGKTFRVKISLTQHHRTHTGEKPYECGDCGKNFSAKKSLNQHQRIHTGEKPYECGECGKFFRMKMTLNNHQRTHTGEKPYQCNECGKSFRVHSSLGIHQRIHTGEKPYECNECGNAFYVKARLIEHQRMHSGEKPYECSECGKIFSMKKSLCQHQRTHTGEKPYECSECGNAFYVKVRLIEHQRIHTGERPFECQECGKAFCRKAHLTEHQRTHMGRPLLCTMEKASP; encoded by the exons GGATCTGTGTCATTTGAGGATGTGGCTGTGGATTTCACCCGACAGGAGTGGCACAGACTGGATCCTGCTCAAAGAACCATGCATAAGGATGTGATGCTGGAGACCTACAGCAACCTGGCATCTGTGG GCCTCTGCGTGGCCAAACCAGAGATGATCTTCAAGTTGGAGCGAGGAGAAGAGCTGTGGATATTAGAGGAGGAATCCTCTAGCCATGGTTACTCAG gatcTCTCTCACTGCTGTGTGGCAATAGTTCTGTTGGGGATAATGTCCTCAGGCATGATAACAACCTTCTTCAGCATCAGAAGATTCAAGCTTTGGATCAAAATGTTGAATATAATGTATTTGGGAAAGGCTTCCATGAGAAAACAGGCTTCATTAGACATAAAATAACACATATAGGAGATAAAAACTTTGAATGTcatgaatgtgggaaagcttaTTGCAGGAAATCAAACCTCATTGAACATCTGAGAATACACACAGGGGAGAGACCCTATGAATGTAGTGAATGTGCAAAAACCTTCAGTGCAAGATCATACCTCATTGCTCATCAGAAaactcacacaggggagaagccctttgaatgtaatgaatgtgggaaatctTTTGGCAGGAAGTCACAACTCATTCTACATCGGAGAACACACACAGGAGAGAGACCCTATGAGTGTACTGAATGTGGGAAAACCTTTTCTGAGAAGGCAACCCTCACGATTCATCAGAGaactcacacaggggagaaaccctatgaatgtggTGAATGTGGGAAAACATTTCGTGTAAAGATATCCCTCACTCAACACCACAGAACTCACACAGGggaaaaaccctatgaatgtgGGGACTGTGGGAAAAATTTCAGTGCAAAGAAATCCTTAAATCAACATCAAAGAATTCACACAGGTGAGAAACCCTATGAGTGTGGTGAATGTGGGAAATTCTTCCGAATGAAGATGACTCTCAATAATCATCAAAGAACTCACACAGGTGAAAAGCCCTATcagtgtaatgaatgtgggaagtcTTTCAGGGTGCACTCATCTCTTGGCAtccatcagagaattcacacaggagagaaaccttatgaatgtaatgagtgtggcaatGCCTTCTATGTGAAAGCACGCCTCATTGAACATCAGAGAATGCAttcaggagagaaaccctatgaatgtagtgaatgtgggaaaaTCTTCAGTATGAAGAAATCCCTCTGTCAACACCAGAGgactcacacaggagagaaaccttatgaatgtagtGAATGTGGAAATGCTTTCTATGTGAAAGTACGCCTCATTGAACATCAgcgaattcacacaggagagagaCCCTTTGAATGTcaagaatgtgggaaagctttcTGCCGGAAAGCACACCTCACAGAACATCAGAGAACTCACATGGGCCGGCCCTTGCTTTGCACCATGGAGAAAGCCTCTCCCTGA
- the ZNF157 gene encoding zinc finger protein 157 isoform X2 — protein MPANGKSPQRFPALMPGDPGTSFEEWHRLDPAQRTMHKDVMLETYSNLASVGLCVAKPEMIFKLERGEELWILEEESSSHGYSGSLSLLCGNSSVGDNVLRHDNNLLQHQKIQALDQNVEYNVFGKGFHEKTGFIRHKITHIGDKNFECHECGKAYCRKSNLIEHLRIHTGERPYECSECAKTFSARSYLIAHQKTHTGEKPFECNECGKSFGRKSQLILHRRTHTGERPYECTECGKTFSEKATLTIHQRTHTGEKPYECGECGKTFRVKISLTQHHRTHTGEKPYECGDCGKNFSAKKSLNQHQRIHTGEKPYECGECGKFFRMKMTLNNHQRTHTGEKPYQCNECGKSFRVHSSLGIHQRIHTGEKPYECNECGNAFYVKARLIEHQRMHSGEKPYECSECGKIFSMKKSLCQHQRTHTGEKPYECSECGNAFYVKVRLIEHQRIHTGERPFECQECGKAFCRKAHLTEHQRTHMGRPLLCTMEKASP, from the exons GAGTGGCACAGACTGGATCCTGCTCAAAGAACCATGCATAAGGATGTGATGCTGGAGACCTACAGCAACCTGGCATCTGTGG GCCTCTGCGTGGCCAAACCAGAGATGATCTTCAAGTTGGAGCGAGGAGAAGAGCTGTGGATATTAGAGGAGGAATCCTCTAGCCATGGTTACTCAG gatcTCTCTCACTGCTGTGTGGCAATAGTTCTGTTGGGGATAATGTCCTCAGGCATGATAACAACCTTCTTCAGCATCAGAAGATTCAAGCTTTGGATCAAAATGTTGAATATAATGTATTTGGGAAAGGCTTCCATGAGAAAACAGGCTTCATTAGACATAAAATAACACATATAGGAGATAAAAACTTTGAATGTcatgaatgtgggaaagcttaTTGCAGGAAATCAAACCTCATTGAACATCTGAGAATACACACAGGGGAGAGACCCTATGAATGTAGTGAATGTGCAAAAACCTTCAGTGCAAGATCATACCTCATTGCTCATCAGAAaactcacacaggggagaagccctttgaatgtaatgaatgtgggaaatctTTTGGCAGGAAGTCACAACTCATTCTACATCGGAGAACACACACAGGAGAGAGACCCTATGAGTGTACTGAATGTGGGAAAACCTTTTCTGAGAAGGCAACCCTCACGATTCATCAGAGaactcacacaggggagaaaccctatgaatgtggTGAATGTGGGAAAACATTTCGTGTAAAGATATCCCTCACTCAACACCACAGAACTCACACAGGggaaaaaccctatgaatgtgGGGACTGTGGGAAAAATTTCAGTGCAAAGAAATCCTTAAATCAACATCAAAGAATTCACACAGGTGAGAAACCCTATGAGTGTGGTGAATGTGGGAAATTCTTCCGAATGAAGATGACTCTCAATAATCATCAAAGAACTCACACAGGTGAAAAGCCCTATcagtgtaatgaatgtgggaagtcTTTCAGGGTGCACTCATCTCTTGGCAtccatcagagaattcacacaggagagaaaccttatgaatgtaatgagtgtggcaatGCCTTCTATGTGAAAGCACGCCTCATTGAACATCAGAGAATGCAttcaggagagaaaccctatgaatgtagtgaatgtgggaaaaTCTTCAGTATGAAGAAATCCCTCTGTCAACACCAGAGgactcacacaggagagaaaccttatgaatgtagtGAATGTGGAAATGCTTTCTATGTGAAAGTACGCCTCATTGAACATCAgcgaattcacacaggagagagaCCCTTTGAATGTcaagaatgtgggaaagctttcTGCCGGAAAGCACACCTCACAGAACATCAGAGAACTCACATGGGCCGGCCCTTGCTTTGCACCATGGAGAAAGCCTCTCCCTGA
- the ZNF157 gene encoding zinc finger protein 157 isoform X3, whose product MIFKLERGEELWILEEESSSHGYSGSLSLLCGNSSVGDNVLRHDNNLLQHQKIQALDQNVEYNVFGKGFHEKTGFIRHKITHIGDKNFECHECGKAYCRKSNLIEHLRIHTGERPYECSECAKTFSARSYLIAHQKTHTGEKPFECNECGKSFGRKSQLILHRRTHTGERPYECTECGKTFSEKATLTIHQRTHTGEKPYECGECGKTFRVKISLTQHHRTHTGEKPYECGDCGKNFSAKKSLNQHQRIHTGEKPYECGECGKFFRMKMTLNNHQRTHTGEKPYQCNECGKSFRVHSSLGIHQRIHTGEKPYECNECGNAFYVKARLIEHQRMHSGEKPYECSECGKIFSMKKSLCQHQRTHTGEKPYECSECGNAFYVKVRLIEHQRIHTGERPFECQECGKAFCRKAHLTEHQRTHMGRPLLCTMEKASP is encoded by the exons ATGATCTTCAAGTTGGAGCGAGGAGAAGAGCTGTGGATATTAGAGGAGGAATCCTCTAGCCATGGTTACTCAG gatcTCTCTCACTGCTGTGTGGCAATAGTTCTGTTGGGGATAATGTCCTCAGGCATGATAACAACCTTCTTCAGCATCAGAAGATTCAAGCTTTGGATCAAAATGTTGAATATAATGTATTTGGGAAAGGCTTCCATGAGAAAACAGGCTTCATTAGACATAAAATAACACATATAGGAGATAAAAACTTTGAATGTcatgaatgtgggaaagcttaTTGCAGGAAATCAAACCTCATTGAACATCTGAGAATACACACAGGGGAGAGACCCTATGAATGTAGTGAATGTGCAAAAACCTTCAGTGCAAGATCATACCTCATTGCTCATCAGAAaactcacacaggggagaagccctttgaatgtaatgaatgtgggaaatctTTTGGCAGGAAGTCACAACTCATTCTACATCGGAGAACACACACAGGAGAGAGACCCTATGAGTGTACTGAATGTGGGAAAACCTTTTCTGAGAAGGCAACCCTCACGATTCATCAGAGaactcacacaggggagaaaccctatgaatgtggTGAATGTGGGAAAACATTTCGTGTAAAGATATCCCTCACTCAACACCACAGAACTCACACAGGggaaaaaccctatgaatgtgGGGACTGTGGGAAAAATTTCAGTGCAAAGAAATCCTTAAATCAACATCAAAGAATTCACACAGGTGAGAAACCCTATGAGTGTGGTGAATGTGGGAAATTCTTCCGAATGAAGATGACTCTCAATAATCATCAAAGAACTCACACAGGTGAAAAGCCCTATcagtgtaatgaatgtgggaagtcTTTCAGGGTGCACTCATCTCTTGGCAtccatcagagaattcacacaggagagaaaccttatgaatgtaatgagtgtggcaatGCCTTCTATGTGAAAGCACGCCTCATTGAACATCAGAGAATGCAttcaggagagaaaccctatgaatgtagtgaatgtgggaaaaTCTTCAGTATGAAGAAATCCCTCTGTCAACACCAGAGgactcacacaggagagaaaccttatgaatgtagtGAATGTGGAAATGCTTTCTATGTGAAAGTACGCCTCATTGAACATCAgcgaattcacacaggagagagaCCCTTTGAATGTcaagaatgtgggaaagctttcTGCCGGAAAGCACACCTCACAGAACATCAGAGAACTCACATGGGCCGGCCCTTGCTTTGCACCATGGAGAAAGCCTCTCCCTGA